In Elephas maximus indicus isolate mEleMax1 chromosome 15, mEleMax1 primary haplotype, whole genome shotgun sequence, the following are encoded in one genomic region:
- the LRATD2 gene encoding protein LRATD2, protein MGNQVEKLTHLSYKEVPTADPTGVDRDDGPRIGVSYIFSNDDEDVEPQLPPQLPDGSGLPDGGDGQPPLPQPYDPRLHEVECSVFYRDECIYQKSFAPGSAALSTYTPENLLNKCKPGDLVEFVSQAQYPHWAVYVGNFQVVHLHRLEVSNSFLTDASQGRRGRVVNELYRYKPLSPSVVVRNALAHVGAKERELSWRNSESFAAWCRYGKREFKIGGELRIGKQPYRLQIQLSAQRSHTLEFQSLEDLIMEKRRNDQIGRAAVLQELALHLHPAEPDEGDSDAARTTPLPGCPPAPASEAEDRGSGREVVAH, encoded by the coding sequence ATGGGCAACCAGGTGGAGAAGCTGACCCACCTCAGTTACAAGGAAGTTCCCACGGCCGACCCGACCGGCGTGGACCGGGACGACGGGCCCCGTATTGGGGTCTCCTACATCTTCTCCAACGACGACGAGGACGTGGAGCCGCAGCTGCCGCCCCAGTTACCGGATGGCAGCGGCTTGCCCGATGGCGGGGACGGGCAGCCGCCGCTTCCGCAGCCCTATGACCCGCGACTGCACGAAGTGGAGTGCTCAGTGTTCTACCGCGACGAGTGCATCTACCAGAAGAGTTTCGCGCCGGGCTCGGCAGCGCTGAGCACCTACACGCCAGAAAACCTGCTCAACAAGTGCAAGCCTGGCGACCTGGTGGAATTCGTGTCGCAGGCGCAGTATCCGCACTGGGCCGTGTATGTGGGCAACTTCCAGGTGGTGCACCTGCACCGTCTGGAAGTGAGCAACAGCTTCCTGACGGACGCGAGCCAGGGCCGGCGTGGCCGCGTGGTCAATGAGCTGTACCGCTACAAGCCGCTGAGTCCCAGCGTGGTGGTGCGCAACGCGCTGGCGCACGTGGGCGCCAAGGAGCGCGAGCTGAGCTGGCGCAACTCAGAGAGCTTTGCTGCCTGGTGCCGCTACGGCAAGCGCGAGTTCAAGATAGGCGGCGAGTTGCGCATCGGCAAGCAGCCCTACCGTCTGCAGATCCAGCTCTCGGCGCAGCGCAGCCACACGCTCGAGTTCCAGAGCCTGGAGGACCTGATCATGGAGAAACGGCGCAACGACCAGATCGGGCGCGCAGCGGTGCTGCAGGAGCTTGCCTTGCACCTGCACCCAGCCGAGCCAGACGAGGGCGACAGCGACGCGGCGCGGACTACGCCGCTCCCCGGGTGCCCCCCTGCGCCGGCCTCCGAGGCAGAGGACAGAGGTAGTGGCAGGGAGGTAGTGGCGCACTGA